In one Micromonospora polyrhachis genomic region, the following are encoded:
- a CDS encoding molybdenum cofactor biosynthesis protein MoaE yields the protein MSTSTTGRTAHVAVTDEPLDLAAHEAAVADPRAGAVVSFQGVVRDHDHGRVVTRLEYEGHPSATDVLREVAAEIAADPAVYAVAVSHRLGPLEIGESALVASVSTAHRAAAFAACARLVDEVKSRLPVWKHQVFADGTEEWVNCP from the coding sequence ATGAGCACGTCGACCACCGGACGTACGGCGCACGTGGCGGTCACCGACGAACCACTCGACCTCGCCGCGCACGAGGCCGCGGTCGCCGACCCCCGGGCCGGGGCGGTGGTCTCCTTCCAGGGCGTGGTCCGCGACCACGACCACGGGCGGGTGGTGACCCGCCTGGAGTACGAGGGTCATCCCAGCGCCACCGACGTGCTTCGGGAGGTGGCGGCGGAGATCGCCGCCGACCCGGCGGTGTACGCCGTCGCGGTCTCCCACCGGCTCGGTCCGCTGGAGATCGGGGAGTCGGCCCTGGTCGCCTCGGTGAGTACAGCCCACCGGGCCGCCGCCTTCGCGGCGTGTGCCCGGCTGGTCGACGAGGTCAAGTCACGCCTGCCGGTGTGGAAACACCAGGTCTTCGCCGACGGCACCGAGGAGTGGGTGAACTGCCCCTGA
- a CDS encoding molybdopterin molybdotransferase MoeA: MSAADPVAAAAQPVDWPQARARVHAAGLAAAPPAVAVPLAEADGQTLAEPLTTLTDLPAFPTSSVDGWAVHGAPPWRIVGQALAGSVPTPLTEDGTTVEIATGAMVPVGADGVLRVEESTRTEDGRVTGALRPAPEWRAPGEEARAGEQLLPAGVPVDPGLIGLAASCGYDSLPVRRAPRAALLVFGDELLTSGRPGAGRVRDALGPAVPAWLRRYGCTVDPADVTGPVADTLPAHVAALRAALDRADLVCTTGGTMHGPVDHLHPALAEVGAEYVVNTVAVRPGFPMMVARVVGTDGRPRFVAGLPGNPQSAIVALVSLVAPLLAGLQGRPLPTLPQAVLAEPIRGRGNYTHLALVRIDSTRGTAHPVQHVGSAMLRGLAQADGFAVIPPGRQGEPGERVAVVPLPLIFGERP; this comes from the coding sequence ATGAGTGCTGCCGATCCGGTGGCCGCCGCCGCCCAGCCCGTCGACTGGCCGCAGGCCCGCGCTCGGGTGCACGCGGCCGGACTGGCCGCCGCGCCGCCAGCCGTCGCCGTCCCGTTGGCCGAGGCCGACGGACAGACCCTCGCCGAACCGCTGACCACCCTGACCGACCTACCCGCGTTCCCGACCTCCAGCGTGGATGGCTGGGCCGTACACGGTGCCCCGCCGTGGCGGATCGTCGGCCAGGCGCTGGCCGGCAGCGTGCCGACACCGCTGACCGAGGACGGTACGACGGTGGAGATCGCGACCGGGGCGATGGTGCCGGTCGGTGCCGACGGCGTACTGCGGGTGGAGGAGTCGACCCGTACCGAGGACGGCAGGGTCACCGGCGCCCTGCGTCCCGCCCCCGAATGGCGGGCACCGGGCGAGGAGGCTCGGGCGGGTGAGCAACTGCTCCCGGCCGGAGTGCCGGTGGACCCCGGCCTGATCGGGCTGGCCGCCTCCTGCGGTTACGACTCACTGCCCGTACGACGGGCCCCCCGGGCGGCGCTGCTCGTCTTCGGTGACGAGCTGCTCACCAGCGGTCGACCCGGTGCCGGGCGGGTACGGGACGCGCTCGGCCCGGCCGTACCAGCCTGGCTGCGTCGCTACGGCTGCACCGTCGACCCGGCCGACGTGACCGGCCCGGTGGCGGACACCTTGCCGGCACACGTGGCCGCGTTGCGCGCCGCCCTCGACCGTGCCGACCTGGTCTGCACCACCGGGGGCACGATGCACGGCCCGGTCGACCATCTGCATCCCGCGCTGGCCGAGGTGGGTGCGGAGTACGTGGTGAACACTGTCGCCGTCCGTCCCGGGTTCCCGATGATGGTGGCCCGGGTCGTCGGGACCGACGGTCGTCCCCGGTTCGTCGCCGGACTGCCCGGCAACCCGCAGTCCGCGATCGTGGCGCTGGTCTCCCTGGTCGCCCCCCTGCTGGCCGGCCTACAGGGTCGGCCGTTGCCGACGCTGCCCCAAGCGGTCCTGGCCGAACCGATCCGAGGCCGGGGCAACTACACCCACCTGGCACTGGTCCGGATCGACTCGACGCGCGGCACCGCCCATCCGGTCCAGCATGTCGGCTCGGCCATGCTGCGGGGACTGGCCCAGGCCGACGGCTTCGCCGTCATCCCGCCGGGCCGGCAGGGCGAACCCGGCGAGCGGGTCGCCGTCGTACCGTTGCCGTTGATCTTTGGAGAGCGACCATGA
- a CDS encoding MogA/MoaB family molybdenum cofactor biosynthesis protein, with protein MIRARVVVASNRAAAGVYTDTSGPLLVTGLRELGCDADDPVVVPDGEPVGQALRQALADGMDVVVTSGGTGVSPTDRTPEVTRTIIDREIPGIAEAIRAHSRAKVPASVLSRGLAGAAGRMLVVNLPGSTGGARDGLAVLGPILAHTVDQLRGGDHPRTDTEVYSDSDADEGSAR; from the coding sequence ATGATCCGCGCCCGGGTCGTGGTCGCCTCCAACCGGGCAGCCGCCGGGGTCTACACCGACACCAGCGGCCCGCTGCTCGTCACCGGGCTGCGGGAACTGGGCTGCGACGCCGACGACCCGGTGGTGGTGCCGGACGGCGAGCCGGTCGGGCAGGCGCTGCGCCAGGCGCTCGCAGACGGAATGGACGTGGTGGTCACCAGCGGGGGCACCGGCGTGAGCCCGACCGACCGTACCCCCGAGGTCACCCGGACCATCATCGACCGGGAGATCCCCGGCATCGCCGAGGCGATCCGGGCGCACAGCCGGGCCAAGGTGCCGGCCTCGGTGCTGTCCCGGGGCCTGGCCGGTGCGGCCGGTCGGATGCTGGTGGTCAACCTGCCCGGTTCGACCGGCGGAGCGCGGGACGGGCTCGCCGTACTCGGCCCGATCCTCGCCCACACCGTGGACCAGCTGCGCGGTGGCGACCATCCCCGGACCGACACCGAGGTCTACTCCGACTCCGACGCCGACGAAGGGTCAGCCCGATGA
- the moaC gene encoding cyclic pyranopterin monophosphate synthase MoaC, whose amino-acid sequence MTVPQNLTHVDSAGAARMVDVSEKAVTGRRAVAAGRLHTTAEVVELLRRDGLPKGDALAVGRLAGIMGAKRTPDLIPLCHPIALHGVTVDLTLTDTTVEITATVRTADRTGVEMEALTAVATAGLALIDMVKAVDPAASIEGVRVLRKEGGKTGDWTRPQDRS is encoded by the coding sequence GTGACGGTTCCCCAAAACCTGACGCACGTCGACTCCGCCGGGGCGGCCCGGATGGTGGACGTGTCGGAAAAGGCAGTGACCGGCCGCCGGGCGGTCGCCGCCGGTCGGCTGCACACCACCGCCGAGGTCGTCGAGCTGCTCCGCCGAGACGGCCTGCCCAAGGGGGACGCGCTCGCGGTGGGCCGGCTCGCCGGCATCATGGGCGCCAAACGAACCCCCGACCTGATCCCACTCTGCCACCCGATCGCCCTACACGGCGTCACCGTCGACCTGACCCTGACCGACACCACCGTGGAGATCACCGCAACGGTCCGGACCGCTGACCGGACCGGGGTCGAGATGGAGGCGCTGACCGCGGTGGCCACCGCCGGACTCGCCCTGATCGACATGGTCAAGGCAGTGGACCCGGCCGCCTCCATCGAGGGCGTACGGGTGTTGCGCAAAGAGGGCGGCAAGACCGGCGACTGGACCCGACCCCAGGACCGGTCATGA
- a CDS encoding putative bifunctional diguanylate cyclase/phosphodiesterase has protein sequence MTETQRRDIGTDRRLMLLVGLVAVSAAAAVGLSVHVILTDGGPSFDDLYTAAKLTFLVAVGSTARVGIRIRSTRHGISWTEVAYIIGLAIAPTPWVVLCTGLGVGIARAILRPAPLKITFAIAKDTLVAGAAGLVLMALGPNWSTNDPIRHLIGPIAVAYLVAVVLDEVLTLPVIALATRVRLGSLFRTDWDLRAASVVARFLIIICTLLILRVDTNLLLVVPPMVLSLHLAYSSRVRSRSEQAAWQRLASATDALNAVDLHAVLTTAISNATELFSVDEVEIELSAGESRRIVRGKSTGITFDGLADDAPPASEDFIPVRLEGHDDGPDVGTLRLRFRGPVKLSEREQYTLQTFAAALCTAIRNASAYAELVRVADANAHAATHDALTGLANRRHLVECGTRHLNLDHAEGVTALLLIDLDHFKEVNDTLGHSAGDRVLTQVADRLRAAAQADDLVVRLGGDEFAILFRGLPAPAVATHRAEAILATLHTPIDIDGMRLSIEASGGLAVAPSTGGMTELLRRADVAMYQAKRAAQRIATYVPARDTADITRLALGGDLPRAMADHEFTVNFQPIVDLNTGRVLAAEALTRWQHPTHGLIDPLQFLETVERSGLLPMFADAVLDQSLIAVKSWREAGFDLSVAVNVSPRSLLDARFPSSVLTRLQAHELAPDHLILELTETLTISQLEVVDQVLGQLRGAGIRLALDDFGTGYSSLSVLSRIPVHELKIDKAFVMAMETSTEATAVIRSTVDLGRSLDLVVVAEGVESEPQRRALWDLGCSVGQGHLFARPMANNQLLAALRRGTGGRPGTLAPPLHEEGEVIRLPPGRRASGRGRTDRLPH, from the coding sequence GTGACCGAAACCCAGCGACGCGACATTGGGACCGATCGGCGGCTGATGCTGCTTGTCGGTCTCGTCGCCGTTTCTGCGGCGGCGGCAGTGGGCCTGAGTGTCCACGTCATCCTGACCGACGGAGGACCATCCTTCGATGATCTTTACACCGCGGCCAAACTGACATTCCTGGTGGCGGTTGGCTCCACGGCGAGGGTCGGCATTCGGATCCGCTCGACCCGGCACGGCATCTCCTGGACCGAGGTCGCCTACATCATCGGACTGGCGATCGCCCCGACGCCCTGGGTCGTCCTCTGCACCGGGCTCGGTGTGGGCATCGCCCGAGCGATCCTTCGCCCCGCACCGCTCAAGATCACCTTCGCCATCGCGAAGGACACGCTGGTAGCGGGTGCAGCCGGTCTCGTCCTGATGGCACTCGGCCCGAACTGGTCCACCAACGACCCGATCCGGCACCTGATCGGCCCGATCGCCGTCGCCTACCTCGTCGCGGTGGTGCTCGACGAGGTGCTCACCCTACCGGTCATCGCCCTCGCCACCCGGGTCCGACTCGGCAGCCTCTTCCGCACCGACTGGGACCTCCGCGCGGCGAGCGTGGTCGCCCGATTCCTCATCATCATCTGCACCCTGCTCATTCTGCGGGTCGACACCAATCTCCTACTGGTCGTGCCGCCCATGGTGTTGAGTCTTCACCTCGCCTACTCCAGCCGGGTCCGTAGTCGTTCCGAACAGGCCGCCTGGCAACGCCTGGCCTCCGCGACCGACGCCCTCAACGCCGTGGACCTCCACGCCGTTCTGACCACCGCTATCAGCAACGCGACAGAATTGTTTTCGGTCGATGAGGTAGAGATCGAGTTGAGTGCCGGCGAATCCCGGCGAATCGTGCGAGGAAAATCAACCGGCATAACCTTCGACGGGCTCGCCGACGACGCCCCGCCCGCTTCCGAGGACTTCATCCCGGTACGCCTCGAAGGCCATGACGACGGCCCCGACGTCGGCACATTACGCCTACGATTCCGCGGGCCGGTAAAACTGTCCGAACGTGAGCAGTACACCCTCCAGACGTTCGCCGCCGCGCTCTGCACCGCGATCCGGAACGCCTCGGCCTACGCCGAACTGGTCCGAGTCGCCGACGCCAACGCCCACGCCGCTACCCACGACGCCCTCACCGGCCTGGCCAACCGGCGACACCTCGTCGAGTGCGGTACGCGACACCTCAACCTGGACCACGCCGAAGGAGTCACCGCCCTCCTTCTGATCGACCTCGACCATTTCAAGGAAGTGAACGACACCCTCGGCCACTCCGCCGGGGACCGGGTGTTGACCCAGGTCGCCGACCGGCTCCGCGCCGCCGCCCAAGCCGACGATCTGGTGGTCCGGCTCGGGGGTGACGAATTCGCCATCCTGTTCCGCGGGTTACCGGCCCCGGCGGTGGCGACACACCGGGCCGAAGCCATCCTCGCCACGCTGCACACGCCGATCGACATCGACGGAATGCGGCTCAGCATCGAGGCCAGCGGTGGGCTCGCCGTCGCCCCGAGCACCGGCGGCATGACCGAGTTGCTCCGTCGCGCCGACGTCGCGATGTACCAGGCCAAACGGGCTGCACAGCGGATCGCCACCTACGTACCGGCCCGGGACACCGCCGACATCACTCGACTCGCCCTCGGTGGTGACCTGCCCCGGGCCATGGCCGACCACGAGTTCACGGTCAACTTCCAGCCGATCGTCGACCTCAACACCGGCAGGGTACTGGCCGCCGAGGCACTGACCCGCTGGCAGCATCCCACCCACGGACTCATCGACCCGCTCCAGTTCCTGGAGACGGTGGAACGGTCCGGACTGCTGCCGATGTTCGCCGACGCCGTACTCGACCAGTCCCTGATCGCCGTCAAGAGCTGGCGGGAAGCCGGCTTCGACCTGTCGGTGGCGGTGAACGTCTCCCCCCGCAGCCTGCTCGATGCCCGCTTCCCCAGCTCGGTGCTGACCCGACTCCAAGCCCATGAACTGGCCCCGGACCACCTCATCCTGGAACTGACCGAGACGCTGACCATCAGCCAACTGGAGGTGGTCGACCAGGTACTCGGGCAGCTACGCGGCGCGGGAATACGCCTCGCGCTCGACGACTTCGGCACGGGCTACTCGTCGCTGTCGGTGCTCTCCCGGATCCCCGTACACGAATTGAAGATCGACAAAGCCTTCGTGATGGCGATGGAGACCTCCACCGAGGCCACCGCGGTGATCCGCTCCACCGTCGATCTTGGTCGTAGCCTGGACCTGGTAGTCGTCGCCGAAGGGGTGGAGAGCGAACCCCAGCGCCGAGCCCTGTGGGATCTCGGCTGCTCCGTCGGACAGGGTCATCTCTTCGCCCGGCCGATGGCCAACAACCAACTGCTGGCCGCCCTACGCCGGGGCACCGGCGGTCGCCCCGGCACCCTCGCACCACCGCTACACGAGGAGGGCGAGGTGATTCGGCTCCCCCCTGGCCGACGGGCGAGCGGCCGAGGCCGTACCGACCGTCTGCCACACTAG
- a CDS encoding glycosyltransferase 87 family protein, with protein MKAADPSHSPRRFWSSLNQAGDGLAGDLALYALSTIFAAITAMTSTLLPHRAWGAVATAGYLFATVVVLGQLVARRKSGNSPLASTTGRAVLTVVTWVSTALLPMVWQSVQRAGGRTDRAQEEVVVIEQSGSRLLEHGTPFLGRDAIAALPPAEQLLGYTPYQPGMAIFGLPRAVAGTAWWTDARIWFALMTAGALILAVVALRRRTGTVARNNAALQAAAGRDAMIGNAMIGNAAGRDAALVRAIQLATVLPVCALTLATGGDDIPVLALCLLALALCAVHREGAAGLAVGLAAALKLFAWPVVLVLLVFALTRGWRTVARFAAGAVGLPILALVPAQLVDSAALVENVLRFPLGDGLVTSPAASPFPGYLIAAALPAGRLIAAGLLVAAGLAIAVRLALRPPRTAATVALICGYGLLAAILLMPSTRFGYLLYPVAFLAWASALRHTSPSPATEPAEPLVTTPA; from the coding sequence GTGAAAGCCGCAGATCCGTCCCACAGTCCCCGCCGGTTCTGGTCGAGCCTGAACCAGGCAGGTGACGGACTGGCCGGAGACCTGGCCCTCTATGCGCTCTCCACCATCTTCGCCGCGATCACCGCGATGACCTCCACCCTGCTCCCACACCGGGCCTGGGGAGCGGTGGCTACGGCCGGATACCTCTTCGCCACGGTCGTGGTCCTCGGCCAACTGGTCGCCCGCCGCAAGTCCGGGAACTCGCCACTGGCCAGCACCACAGGCCGGGCGGTGCTGACCGTGGTCACCTGGGTGAGCACCGCCCTGCTGCCGATGGTGTGGCAGAGCGTGCAACGCGCGGGCGGACGTACCGACCGGGCGCAGGAAGAGGTGGTCGTCATCGAGCAGTCCGGCAGCCGACTGCTCGAACACGGCACCCCGTTCCTCGGGCGGGACGCAATCGCCGCCCTGCCGCCAGCCGAGCAGCTGCTCGGCTACACGCCGTACCAACCCGGGATGGCCATCTTCGGCCTGCCCCGGGCGGTGGCCGGCACCGCCTGGTGGACCGACGCCCGGATCTGGTTCGCCCTGATGACGGCCGGTGCCCTGATCCTCGCCGTGGTGGCGCTGCGACGACGCACCGGGACAGTCGCGCGAAACAACGCCGCACTCCAAGCGGCCGCCGGCCGGGACGCCATGATCGGGAACGCCATGATCGGGAACGCCGCCGGCCGGGACGCTGCACTCGTCCGGGCGATCCAACTCGCCACCGTCCTGCCGGTCTGTGCCCTCACCCTCGCCACCGGCGGCGACGACATCCCCGTACTCGCCCTGTGCCTGCTCGCGCTCGCCCTCTGCGCCGTACACCGGGAAGGTGCCGCCGGCCTGGCCGTCGGCCTCGCGGCTGCGCTCAAGCTCTTCGCCTGGCCGGTGGTGCTCGTCCTGCTGGTGTTCGCCCTGACCCGAGGCTGGCGCACAGTCGCCCGGTTCGCAGCCGGAGCGGTCGGCCTGCCGATCCTCGCCCTGGTCCCCGCCCAACTGGTCGACTCGGCGGCGCTGGTCGAGAACGTGCTGCGCTTCCCGCTCGGTGACGGACTGGTCACCAGCCCAGCCGCGTCCCCGTTCCCCGGCTACCTGATCGCCGCCGCGCTGCCCGCCGGCCGGCTGATCGCCGCCGGGCTGCTCGTCGCGGCCGGGCTGGCGATCGCCGTCCGGCTCGCCCTCCGTCCGCCCCGCACCGCCGCGACGGTCGCCCTGATCTGCGGGTACGGCCTACTGGCCGCGATCCTGCTGATGCCCTCCACCCGGTTCGGCTACCTGCTGTACCCGGTCGCCTTCCTGGCCTGGGCATCCGCACTCCGGCACACGTCCCCCAGCCCGGCGACCGAGCCCGCCGAGCCGCTCGTCACCACCCCCGCATGA
- the crcB gene encoding fluoride efflux transporter CrcB translates to MSPAGRPAHPAGRLEQGVLAAVAVGGALGSAARYGLAVLWPNPGGLPWATLTTNLLGCALLGALMQAVTKRVTAHRLLRPFLGTGVLGGFTTFSTYAVETRQLLASGRPGLALAYALGTLVGALFAVRLGMWLSGRVPARARSDRKGPFPTRPRRGE, encoded by the coding sequence ATGAGCCCTGCCGGCCGACCCGCCCACCCCGCCGGTCGGCTGGAACAGGGCGTACTAGCCGCTGTGGCGGTCGGTGGCGCCCTCGGCTCGGCCGCCCGCTACGGACTGGCGGTGCTCTGGCCGAACCCTGGTGGCCTTCCGTGGGCCACGCTCACCACCAACCTGCTCGGCTGTGCCCTACTCGGGGCACTGATGCAGGCGGTCACGAAACGGGTCACGGCACACCGGCTACTACGGCCGTTCCTCGGCACCGGTGTCCTCGGCGGCTTCACGACCTTCTCCACGTACGCCGTCGAGACCCGGCAACTGCTCGCCTCCGGCCGACCGGGGCTGGCGCTGGCGTACGCGCTGGGCACCCTGGTCGGCGCGCTGTTCGCCGTACGTCTCGGGATGTGGCTGTCGGGAAGGGTCCCGGCCAGGGCAAGAAGCGACAGGAAGGGTCCCTTCCCCACCCGGCCCCGGCGGGGAGAATGA
- a CDS encoding fluoride efflux transporter FluC, with amino-acid sequence MSLLLVLIGGSLGATLRFLVDRWVTVWIGSALPWGTLVVNASGSLLLGLLAGAGSALPGWLGHLLGTGLCGALTTYSTFSHETVRLADGSPGGRVRALLNVVATLTIGLGAAALGWSITRPG; translated from the coding sequence GTGAGCCTGCTGCTGGTGCTGATCGGTGGGTCCCTCGGCGCGACCCTCCGGTTCCTGGTCGACCGCTGGGTCACCGTGTGGATCGGTTCGGCACTCCCCTGGGGGACACTCGTCGTCAACGCCTCCGGCTCACTGCTGCTGGGGTTGCTCGCCGGCGCGGGCAGTGCCCTGCCGGGCTGGCTGGGTCACCTGCTCGGTACGGGTCTCTGCGGGGCACTGACCACCTACTCGACGTTCAGCCACGAGACGGTCCGACTGGCCGACGGCAGCCCGGGGGGTCGGGTCAGGGCCCTGCTGAACGTCGTCGCCACGCTGACCATCGGATTGGGTGCCGCCGCGCTGGGCTGGTCGATAACCCGGCCGGGCTGA
- a CDS encoding phosphoribosyltransferase yields MATIYRDRADAGAALAERLTALVGRSDVIVLALVRGGVEVAAVVAERIGAPLDILVVRKLGVPWAPEVAFGAIGPGGVQVLTDGPAGRLDQEEIDKVVQREKAELARREGLYRAGRRPLNLDGHTAVIVDDGLATGATARAAVAVTRQLGAQRVVLAVPVGSEEAYELLVASADEVVCLQRPPDFGAVGLYYEDFHEVSDAEVQATLAAEG; encoded by the coding sequence ATGGCCACGATCTACCGGGACCGAGCGGACGCGGGAGCCGCGCTCGCCGAACGGCTCACCGCGCTCGTCGGTCGATCCGACGTCATCGTGCTCGCCCTGGTCCGGGGCGGCGTGGAGGTGGCGGCTGTGGTGGCGGAACGGATCGGTGCGCCACTGGACATCCTGGTAGTCCGCAAACTCGGCGTGCCCTGGGCCCCCGAGGTCGCCTTCGGGGCAATCGGACCGGGCGGCGTGCAGGTGCTCACCGACGGACCGGCCGGACGACTGGACCAGGAAGAAATCGACAAGGTCGTCCAGCGGGAGAAAGCCGAACTGGCTCGCCGGGAAGGGCTCTATCGCGCCGGTCGGAGACCGCTCAACCTGGACGGTCACACCGCCGTCATCGTCGACGACGGACTCGCCACCGGGGCTACCGCCCGCGCCGCCGTGGCGGTGACCCGGCAACTGGGAGCACAGCGTGTCGTCCTCGCCGTGCCGGTCGGTTCCGAAGAGGCGTACGAACTGCTGGTCGCATCAGCCGACGAGGTGGTCTGCCTGCAACGACCGCCGGACTTCGGCGCGGTCGGGCTGTACTACGAAGACTTTCATGAGGTTTCGGACGCGGAAGTGCAGGCGACGCTGGCGGCAGAAGGGTGA
- a CDS encoding TFIIB-type zinc ribbon-containing protein, translated as MQLTCPKCHGGMRQYERSGVTIDQCGECRGIFLDRGELEKLFDAEAQWNRQQGGAPQTPGVPPAPGGAYPPPPPPPAHQPGYPAAPGHVPPPPPPAHGYPPAPVYGGQHHGYHGHYRHKRHKGFLGELFD; from the coding sequence ATGCAACTGACCTGTCCCAAGTGTCATGGCGGCATGCGCCAGTACGAGCGCAGTGGCGTCACCATCGACCAGTGCGGCGAGTGCCGCGGCATCTTCCTCGACCGGGGCGAGCTTGAGAAGCTCTTCGACGCCGAGGCCCAGTGGAACCGTCAGCAGGGCGGCGCCCCGCAAACGCCCGGTGTCCCGCCCGCGCCCGGTGGTGCGTACCCGCCGCCCCCGCCGCCCCCGGCGCACCAGCCGGGTTACCCCGCTGCGCCGGGGCACGTCCCGCCGCCACCACCACCGGCGCACGGCTACCCGCCGGCACCCGTCTACGGTGGCCAGCACCACGGCTACCACGGGCACTACCGGCACAAGCGGCACAAGGGCTTCCTCGGCGAACTCTTCGACTGA
- the dnaB gene encoding replicative DNA helicase: MSDDVRADLRSAAPQQGVPAQRDTQFDKTPPQDIAAEQCVLGGMLLSKDAIADVVEILKSNDFYRPIHATVFDAILDLYGRGEPADAITVAAALADSGDLGRVGGAPYLHTLIASVPTAANASYYARIVGERAVLRRLVEAGTRIVQLGYGSAAGGGRDVDDVVDLAQQAVYEVTERRVSEDFAVLADMLQPTLDEIEAVGAQGGVMTGVPTGFSDLDRLLNGLHPGQLIIVAGRPGLGKSTASMDFARNAAIRANNASAIFSLEMSKVEIVMRLLSAEARVPLHVLRSGQLSDDDWTKLARCMGEISEAPLFVDDTPNMNLMEIRAKARRLKQRHDLKMIVVDYLQLMSSPKRTESRQQEVAELSRGLKLLAKEVECPVIAVSQLNRGPEQRTDKRPQLSDLRESGSIEQDADVVILLHRDDYYDKESPRAGEADFIVAKHRNGPTDTVTVAAQLHLSRFVDMAIV; this comes from the coding sequence ATCAGCGACGACGTACGGGCAGATCTTCGATCTGCCGCTCCACAGCAGGGCGTACCAGCTCAGCGGGACACCCAGTTCGACAAGACGCCGCCGCAGGACATCGCTGCGGAGCAGTGTGTGCTCGGCGGCATGCTCCTCTCCAAGGACGCCATTGCCGACGTTGTGGAGATCCTGAAGTCCAACGACTTCTACCGGCCCATCCACGCGACCGTCTTCGACGCGATCCTCGACCTGTACGGCCGGGGCGAGCCGGCAGACGCGATCACCGTCGCCGCCGCTCTCGCCGACTCGGGAGACCTGGGACGGGTCGGCGGTGCGCCCTACCTGCACACGCTGATCGCCAGCGTGCCGACTGCGGCCAACGCCTCCTACTACGCCCGCATCGTCGGCGAACGGGCTGTGCTGCGCCGGTTGGTGGAGGCGGGCACCCGGATCGTGCAGCTCGGCTACGGCTCGGCGGCCGGTGGGGGCCGCGACGTGGACGACGTCGTGGACCTGGCCCAGCAGGCGGTCTACGAGGTCACCGAACGGCGGGTGAGCGAGGACTTCGCGGTGCTCGCCGACATGCTCCAGCCGACCCTTGACGAGATCGAGGCGGTGGGTGCCCAGGGCGGGGTGATGACCGGGGTGCCGACCGGTTTCAGCGACTTGGACCGGCTGCTCAACGGACTGCACCCCGGACAGTTGATCATCGTCGCGGGTAGACCCGGCCTGGGTAAATCGACCGCTTCTATGGATTTCGCCCGCAATGCTGCAATTCGGGCAAATAATGCCAGTGCCATCTTCTCCCTGGAAATGAGCAAGGTCGAGATCGTCATGCGGCTGCTCTCAGCCGAGGCGCGGGTGCCGCTGCACGTGCTACGCAGCGGGCAGCTCTCCGACGACGACTGGACCAAGCTGGCCCGATGCATGGGGGAGATCAGTGAGGCACCGCTCTTCGTGGACGACACCCCGAACATGAACCTGATGGAGATCCGGGCCAAGGCGCGACGGCTCAAGCAGCGGCACGACCTGAAGATGATCGTTGTCGACTATCTCCAGCTGATGAGTTCGCCGAAGCGTACCGAGAGTCGTCAGCAGGAGGTAGCCGAACTGTCCCGTGGCCTGAAGCTGCTGGCCAAGGAGGTCGAGTGCCCGGTCATCGCGGTGAGCCAGCTCAACCGTGGCCCGGAGCAACGTACCGACAAGCGGCCCCAGTTGTCCGATTTGCGGGAATCTGGGTCAATTGAACAGGATGCTGACGTGGTCATCCTTTTGCACCGAGATGACTACTATGACAAGGAGTCACCGCGGGCCGGTGAGGCCGACTTCATCGTCGCCAAGCATCGAAACGGCCCCACCGACACGGTGACGGTGGCTGCGCAGCTGCACCTGTCCCGCTTTGTCGACATGGCGATCGTCTGA
- the rplI gene encoding 50S ribosomal protein L9: MKIILTQEVSGLGAPGDVIEVKDGYGRNYLLPQGFAIAWTKGAEKQVTVIKRARSAREIRDLGHANEVKGQLEGLKVSLRARAGEGGRLFGSVTPTEIVEAVKAAGGPALDRRRLELTNTVKSVGTYPVRIKLHPEVTAKFDLNVVAAK, from the coding sequence ATGAAGATCATCCTGACTCAGGAGGTGTCCGGCCTCGGTGCCCCGGGCGACGTCATCGAGGTGAAGGACGGCTACGGCCGTAACTACCTGCTTCCGCAGGGCTTCGCCATCGCCTGGACCAAGGGTGCGGAGAAGCAGGTCACGGTTATCAAGCGGGCCCGCTCGGCGCGCGAGATTCGCGACCTCGGCCACGCCAACGAGGTCAAGGGTCAGCTTGAGGGCCTCAAGGTCAGCCTGCGGGCTCGGGCCGGCGAGGGTGGCCGCCTGTTCGGTTCGGTCACTCCGACCGAGATCGTGGAAGCGGTCAAGGCCGCTGGCGGTCCCGCTCTCGACCGGCGTCGGCTGGAGCTGACCAACACCGTGAAGTCGGTCGGCACCTACCCGGTACGCATCAAGCTCCACCCGGAGGTCACCGCCAAGTTCGACCTGAACGTGGTAGCGGCCAAGTAA